One segment of Thermococcus sp. AM4 DNA contains the following:
- a CDS encoding DNA-directed RNA polymerase subunit L: MKIEVIKREGNTFEFYLEGEDHTFANLLVETLHEDEHVKFAAYSIDHPILMARKPRFKIVTDGKESPEEALEKAAQRIFDRARAVLEAWKSAIGEQGG; the protein is encoded by the coding sequence ATGAAGATTGAGGTCATCAAGAGGGAAGGTAACACCTTCGAGTTCTACCTTGAGGGGGAAGACCACACCTTCGCGAACCTTCTGGTTGAAACCCTTCACGAGGACGAGCACGTCAAGTTCGCGGCCTACTCGATAGACCACCCGATCCTCATGGCCAGAAAGCCGCGCTTCAAGATCGTGACCGACGGAAAGGAGAGCCCGGAGGAGGCGCTCGAAAAGGCCGCCCAGAGGATCTTTGACAGGGCCAGGGCGGTACTCGAAGCGTGGAAATCCGCGATTGGAGAGCAGGGAGGGTGA
- a CDS encoding DUF2067 family protein gives MRAKRVITIHVKSELEKEEFMKELQRLSLPAFIYVHGKLDSIKVNVQGTKDEIREAIAKIRAIHNRVKAKLYPDRRGLYHYSPDDVFREAGTSVSLPVILKTLELLGEKAELDEAKGELVTSLPWNEIVELVRRLGLALSEIALQTTRQIREVVLPVSVAFDMEPEEVLELLVDLGVAEWKEDKFKYELVKNKEQALEEVLKHLRGDADED, from the coding sequence ATGAGGGCAAAGCGCGTCATAACGATACACGTGAAAAGCGAGCTCGAGAAGGAGGAGTTCATGAAGGAACTGCAGAGGCTTTCCCTTCCGGCCTTCATCTACGTCCACGGCAAGCTCGACTCCATTAAGGTGAACGTGCAGGGAACAAAGGACGAGATCAGGGAGGCGATAGCCAAAATCAGGGCCATACACAACAGGGTGAAGGCAAAGCTCTATCCGGACAGGCGCGGCCTCTACCACTACTCCCCGGACGACGTGTTCCGCGAGGCGGGAACGAGCGTGTCCCTACCGGTCATACTCAAAACCCTGGAGCTTCTCGGGGAGAAGGCGGAACTCGACGAGGCCAAGGGGGAACTGGTTACCTCTTTGCCCTGGAACGAGATCGTTGAGCTCGTGCGCAGGCTGGGCCTGGCACTGTCGGAGATAGCCCTTCAGACAACGAGGCAGATCAGGGAGGTGGTCCTTCCCGTCTCGGTTGCGTTCGATATGGAGCCTGAGGAGGTTCTTGAGCTGCTCGTTGATCTCGGAGTGGCGGAATGGAAGGAGGATAAGTTTAAATACGAACTGGTGAAGAACAAGGAGCAGGCTCTGGAGGAGGTATTAAAGCATCTCAGGGGTGATGCTGATGAAGATTGA
- a CDS encoding exosome complex RNA-binding protein Csl4: protein MEAKKPAKEGELVLPGDYLGVIEEYLPGEGVKEENGNLIATRAGKVRINRERMEISVEPVTDTPPLPEVGDTVLAQVLEVKPQVVIVQLLRIEGKGSREIATSKLAGIHVSQVKNGFVEDMGKEFKVGDIVRARVISNEKSPIQLTTRAPELGVVYAFCSRCRTPLIRRGDKLICPKCGNVETRKLSTLYRKMVI from the coding sequence ATGGAAGCTAAAAAACCGGCCAAAGAAGGAGAGCTTGTTCTCCCGGGGGATTATCTGGGTGTAATCGAGGAGTACCTGCCCGGTGAGGGGGTTAAGGAGGAGAACGGAAACCTCATCGCAACCCGGGCGGGGAAGGTCAGGATAAACAGGGAGCGGATGGAGATAAGCGTTGAACCCGTGACCGACACGCCGCCGCTTCCGGAGGTTGGAGACACCGTTCTGGCGCAGGTTCTTGAGGTAAAGCCGCAGGTCGTTATAGTCCAGCTCCTCAGGATCGAGGGGAAGGGGAGCAGGGAGATAGCAACGTCCAAGCTCGCGGGGATACACGTCTCGCAGGTGAAGAACGGCTTCGTCGAGGACATGGGCAAAGAGTTCAAGGTGGGGGACATAGTCCGGGCGAGGGTCATCTCGAACGAGAAGAGCCCGATCCAGCTAACGACGCGGGCCCCCGAGCTCGGCGTGGTTTACGCTTTCTGCTCGCGCTGCAGGACACCGCTCATAAGGCGCGGCGACAAGCTCATCTGTCCCAAGTGCGGCAACGTCGAGACGAGAAAACTGTCAACGCTTTACCGCAAGATGGTGATCTGA
- a CDS encoding DUF432 domain-containing protein yields the protein MFGSHELKTQFIKVHGIKIHLLEDGEFVRYRRGEVTRAIKRTPGGRITLLPAPATGYGVGLLMIRLKSPLVVPPGERVEGYVSAPVELDVRVGGLSIDRFSLTREKYALYGTIETGAIARYWISDFSEKEPESVCVAKLSVVNVSTDWKAIDKVVFPINGSTMYYRGDRAYYPLITVKLGNGFPEIDNTGRAPEDNLVRVGKLKDFPDFLMRW from the coding sequence ATGTTCGGATCCCATGAGCTGAAAACCCAGTTCATAAAGGTTCACGGGATAAAGATTCACCTGCTCGAGGATGGCGAGTTCGTAAGGTACCGGAGGGGGGAGGTAACGAGGGCTATTAAAAGAACCCCCGGCGGCAGGATAACCCTTCTTCCGGCCCCGGCGACCGGTTACGGGGTTGGACTTCTGATGATCCGCCTTAAGAGTCCCCTCGTCGTCCCCCCCGGCGAGAGAGTTGAGGGCTACGTCAGCGCCCCGGTCGAGCTCGACGTCCGCGTGGGGGGCCTCTCTATAGACCGGTTCTCCTTGACCCGGGAGAAGTACGCCCTCTACGGCACGATAGAGACCGGGGCGATAGCCCGCTACTGGATCTCGGACTTCTCGGAAAAAGAACCCGAAAGCGTTTGCGTTGCCAAATTGAGCGTTGTGAACGTTTCCACCGACTGGAAGGCCATAGACAAAGTAGTTTTTCCGATAAACGGCAGCACAATGTACTATCGGGGGGATAGAGCTTACTACCCCCTCATCACAGTCAAGCTCGGTAACGGCTTTCCTGAGATTGACAACACCGGCAGGGCCCCGGAGGATAACCTCGTACGGGTTGGAAAGCTGAAGGACTTTCCAGACTTCCTCATGAGGTGGTGA
- a CDS encoding mechanosensitive ion channel family protein — MFSNLSNATNITISLGPTKITISLWSAFEAVLILAIGFVIARILRHRIVELSSSVKHVWIINEDTARTVHNMVVLIALFYALKVLGLLNYKVGGSSISDILTSFVVFYSVYVLAKKSKDYLIMHAVPSELPEIQIKAKILYYTLITIAFFIALNIAGLSGRLTTIIAAAGITGIVLGFASQTVIANFISGLFLYSDKPLKIGQAIRLDMGGTVVEGVVEDIRILSTRIRQWDGTLVRVPNEKLFNSNIINLQKFPVRRVDIVVGIAYKEDTSRAIEVIRQTLDGMPLVLAEPEPWIYVTDLGDSSVNISVRAWVPSERWFDVRNEIVERIKRALDEAGIEIPFPQRVNWFPEPIRIKLEEGEER; from the coding sequence GTGTTCTCGAACCTCAGCAACGCGACCAACATAACGATAAGCCTCGGTCCGACGAAGATAACCATAAGCCTCTGGTCCGCCTTCGAGGCCGTGCTGATACTGGCCATAGGTTTCGTTATCGCGAGGATCCTGCGGCACCGCATAGTTGAGCTCTCCTCCAGCGTGAAGCACGTGTGGATAATCAACGAGGACACCGCCAGAACCGTTCACAACATGGTGGTTCTTATAGCGCTCTTCTACGCCCTCAAAGTCCTGGGACTGCTCAATTACAAGGTCGGCGGTTCATCGATCAGCGATATCCTCACCTCCTTCGTGGTCTTCTACTCTGTCTACGTTCTGGCGAAGAAGTCCAAGGATTACCTAATCATGCACGCCGTCCCCTCTGAGCTCCCGGAGATCCAGATAAAGGCCAAGATCCTCTACTACACCCTCATAACCATAGCCTTCTTCATAGCCCTCAACATAGCCGGGCTGAGCGGCAGGCTCACCACGATAATAGCGGCCGCTGGAATTACGGGTATCGTCCTCGGTTTTGCATCTCAAACGGTCATAGCGAACTTCATTTCCGGCCTCTTCCTTTACTCAGACAAGCCTTTGAAGATAGGCCAGGCCATACGGCTCGACATGGGGGGCACTGTAGTCGAGGGCGTCGTGGAGGACATAAGGATACTCTCAACGAGGATACGGCAGTGGGACGGAACCCTCGTGAGGGTCCCGAACGAGAAGCTCTTCAACAGCAACATAATAAACCTCCAGAAGTTCCCGGTCAGGAGGGTGGACATCGTCGTCGGCATCGCCTACAAGGAGGACACTTCGAGGGCGATAGAGGTCATCAGACAAACCCTGGACGGAATGCCGCTCGTTCTGGCCGAGCCGGAGCCCTGGATTTACGTTACGGATCTCGGCGACAGCAGCGTGAACATCTCGGTCAGGGCGTGGGTCCCGAGCGAGAGGTGGTTCGACGTCCGGAACGAGATCGTCGAGAGGATAAAGCGCGCGCTCGACGAGGCGGGAATAGAGATACCCTTCCCGCAGAGGGTCAACTGGTTCCCCGAGCCCATACGGATAAAGCTCGAAGAAGGGGAGGAACGCTGA
- a CDS encoding threonine--tRNA ligase, with amino-acid sequence MRMLLIHADYLEYEVRDKALKNPEPISDEQKKGRLDEVLAVFISVEKVDEANPDEVVEKAIAEIEDVAKQVKAERIFVYPFAHLSSELAKPGVALEILKKIEEKLRERGYEVKRAPFGYYKAFKLSCKGHPLAELSRTIVPEEGVSKEERNIALEKEEKELVSYWYILTPEGELIEADKFDFTGHENLRKFVSYEIHKNRIADKEPPHVKLMLEHELVDYEPGSDGGNLRYYPKGRLIKGLLEQYVTEKVVEYGAMEVETPIMYDFEHPALEKYLNRFPARQYIVKSGDKKFFLRFAACFGQFLIKKDAIISYRHLPLRMYELTRYSFRREKSGELSGLRRLRAFTMPDMHTVAKDLKQAMDEFKKQYKLSMEVLRGVGLTPDDYEVAIRFTRDFWEENRDFIVELAKIIGKPVLIEMWDQRFFYFILKFEFNFVDNLDKAAALSTVQIDVENAERFGITYYDEEGKERYPLILHCSPSGAIERVMYAILEKQAKLQAQGKKPAFPLWLSPIQVRVIPVSDDVMDYALYVAGKLEGAKIRVDVDDTNDRLNKKIRKAEKEWIPYIIVVGKNEKEQNTVTVRRREDGKQLEMQLEDLIREIRQKTEGFPYKPRPLPLLLSRRPKFRG; translated from the coding sequence ATGAGAATGCTTCTGATACACGCCGACTACCTCGAGTACGAGGTCAGGGATAAGGCCTTGAAGAACCCCGAGCCGATAAGCGACGAGCAGAAGAAGGGCAGGCTCGACGAAGTTTTAGCGGTTTTCATAAGCGTTGAGAAAGTTGACGAGGCAAACCCCGACGAGGTCGTCGAGAAGGCCATAGCCGAGATAGAGGACGTTGCGAAGCAGGTCAAGGCCGAGAGGATATTCGTTTACCCCTTCGCCCACCTCAGCAGCGAGCTTGCGAAGCCGGGCGTCGCCCTTGAGATACTCAAGAAGATAGAGGAGAAGCTCCGCGAGAGGGGCTACGAGGTCAAGCGCGCTCCCTTCGGCTACTACAAGGCCTTCAAGCTGAGCTGCAAGGGACACCCATTAGCTGAGCTCAGCAGGACCATAGTCCCTGAGGAGGGCGTTTCAAAGGAGGAGCGCAACATAGCCCTCGAGAAGGAGGAGAAGGAGCTCGTCAGCTACTGGTACATTCTCACCCCCGAGGGAGAGCTCATAGAGGCTGATAAATTCGACTTCACCGGTCACGAGAACCTGAGGAAGTTCGTCAGCTATGAGATACACAAGAACAGGATAGCTGACAAGGAGCCCCCGCACGTCAAGCTCATGCTGGAGCACGAGCTCGTTGACTACGAGCCGGGAAGCGACGGCGGAAACCTCAGGTATTATCCAAAGGGACGCCTTATAAAGGGCCTCCTCGAGCAGTACGTCACCGAGAAGGTCGTCGAGTACGGCGCTATGGAGGTCGAGACCCCGATTATGTACGACTTCGAGCACCCAGCTCTGGAGAAGTACCTCAACCGCTTCCCCGCGAGGCAGTACATCGTCAAGAGCGGTGACAAGAAGTTCTTCCTCCGCTTCGCGGCCTGCTTTGGCCAGTTCCTCATCAAGAAGGACGCGATAATCAGCTACCGCCACCTTCCGCTCAGAATGTACGAGCTCACCCGCTACTCCTTCAGGCGCGAGAAGAGCGGCGAGCTTTCCGGCCTCAGACGCCTCAGGGCCTTCACGATGCCCGATATGCACACCGTTGCCAAGGATCTCAAGCAGGCGATGGACGAGTTCAAGAAGCAGTACAAGCTCAGCATGGAGGTTCTCAGGGGCGTTGGACTCACCCCGGATGACTACGAGGTTGCCATAAGGTTCACCCGCGACTTCTGGGAGGAGAACAGGGATTTCATCGTTGAATTGGCCAAGATAATCGGCAAGCCTGTCTTGATAGAGATGTGGGACCAGAGGTTCTTCTACTTCATCCTCAAGTTCGAGTTCAACTTCGTTGACAACCTCGACAAGGCGGCCGCTCTGAGCACCGTCCAGATTGACGTGGAAAATGCGGAGCGCTTCGGCATAACCTACTACGACGAAGAAGGCAAGGAGCGCTACCCGCTCATACTCCACTGCTCGCCGAGCGGAGCCATCGAGCGCGTTATGTACGCAATCCTCGAGAAGCAGGCCAAGCTCCAGGCCCAGGGCAAGAAACCGGCCTTCCCGCTCTGGCTCAGCCCGATACAGGTTAGAGTGATTCCCGTCAGCGATGACGTCATGGACTACGCGCTCTACGTGGCAGGAAAGCTCGAAGGGGCGAAAATAAGGGTGGACGTTGACGACACTAACGACAGGCTCAACAAGAAGATAAGGAAGGCCGAGAAGGAGTGGATTCCCTACATCATAGTCGTCGGCAAGAACGAGAAGGAGCAGAACACAGTAACGGTCAGGAGGAGGGAGGACGGCAAACAGCTTGAGATGCAGTTGGAGGACCTTATCAGGGAAATCCGGCAGAAGACCGAGGGCTTCCCCTACAAGCCGAGGCCCCTGCCGCTTCTTCTCAGCAGAAGGCCCAAGTTCAGGGGCTGA
- a CDS encoding Kae1-associated kinase Bud32: MKLIAQGAEARIYEGSFEEVFGVDLLREKVIVKHRIPKRYRIPEIDIRLRKERTVREARILHRAKEFGVNCPYVYEVNLRDMVIVMEFIEGKRLKEHLESVPMEERLKLCREIGRQIGRLHKAGIVHGDLTTSNMILRDGRVYLIDFGLADFDSTLEARGVDLHLLKRAMESTHYTWFEEGFKAVLEGYGDVLGDGARKEIEEKIEEIESRGRYRERSWLG; this comes from the coding sequence ATGAAGCTCATAGCACAGGGTGCCGAGGCGAGAATCTACGAGGGGAGCTTTGAAGAGGTATTTGGCGTTGACCTGCTGAGGGAGAAGGTAATTGTGAAGCATCGAATCCCGAAGAGGTACAGAATTCCGGAGATAGACATTAGGCTGAGAAAGGAACGGACCGTCAGGGAAGCCCGGATCCTCCACAGGGCCAAGGAGTTCGGCGTGAACTGCCCGTACGTCTACGAGGTCAACCTGCGCGACATGGTAATAGTGATGGAGTTCATAGAGGGAAAACGCCTGAAGGAGCACCTTGAAAGCGTTCCGATGGAGGAGAGATTGAAACTTTGCCGGGAAATCGGAAGACAGATAGGCAGGCTCCACAAGGCCGGCATCGTTCACGGCGATTTGACAACGAGCAACATGATCCTCCGCGACGGAAGGGTCTACCTCATAGATTTCGGCTTAGCGGACTTCGATTCGACGCTCGAGGCGAGGGGCGTTGATCTTCACCTCCTCAAGAGGGCAATGGAGAGCACGCACTACACCTGGTTCGAGGAGGGCTTTAAGGCTGTTCTCGAGGGCTATGGGGATGTGCTCGGCGATGGAGCGAGGAAGGAAATCGAGGAGAAGATAGAGGAGATAGAGAGCAGGGGCCGGTACAGGGAGAGAAGCTGGTTAGGCTGA
- the thsB gene encoding thermosome subunit beta has product MSMSGQPVIILPEGTQRYVGKDAQRLNILAARIVAETVRTTLGPKGMDKMLVDSLGDIVITNDGATILDKIDLQHPAAKMMVEVAKTQDKEAGDGTTTAVVIAGELLKKAEELLDQNIHPSIIVKGYTMAAEKAQEILDEIAIKVNPDDEETLLKIAGTSITGKSAEAHRELLAKLAVQAVMQVAEKEDGKYKVDIDNIKIEKKPGESVDESELIRGVVIDKEVVHPRMPRRVENAKIALIGDALEVKKTETDAKINITSPDQLFEFIEQEEKMLKEMVDAIAATGANVVFVQKGIDDLAQHYLAKYGIMAVRRVKKSDMEKLAKATGAKIVTNVKDLTPEDLGEAELVEQRKVAGENMIFVEGCKNPKAVTILIRGGTEHVVDEVERALEDAIKVVKDVMEDGAILPAGGAPEIELSIRLDEFAKQVGGKEALAIEAFAEALKIIPKTLAENAGLDPVDIMVKVISEHKNKGLGIGIDVFEGKPADMLEKGIIAPLRVPKQAIKSASEAAIMILRIDDVIAAKPSKSEGGQAGGMGGMGGMGGMDMGM; this is encoded by the coding sequence ATGAGCATGAGCGGACAGCCCGTTATAATACTCCCGGAGGGAACCCAGAGGTACGTTGGAAAGGACGCCCAGAGGCTGAACATCCTCGCCGCGAGGATTGTCGCCGAGACGGTTAGAACAACCCTCGGCCCAAAGGGAATGGACAAGATGCTGGTTGACAGCCTTGGAGACATCGTCATCACCAACGACGGTGCCACCATTCTCGACAAGATCGACCTTCAGCACCCTGCCGCCAAGATGATGGTTGAGGTCGCCAAAACCCAGGACAAGGAGGCCGGTGACGGAACTACCACCGCCGTCGTTATTGCCGGCGAGCTTCTGAAGAAGGCTGAAGAGTTGCTTGACCAGAACATTCACCCGAGCATAATCGTCAAGGGCTACACCATGGCGGCCGAGAAGGCCCAGGAGATACTCGACGAGATAGCCATCAAGGTCAATCCGGACGATGAGGAGACCCTCCTCAAGATAGCCGGCACCTCAATCACCGGAAAGAGCGCCGAGGCCCACCGCGAGCTCTTGGCTAAGCTCGCCGTTCAGGCGGTTATGCAGGTCGCCGAGAAGGAGGACGGAAAGTACAAGGTCGACATCGACAACATCAAGATAGAGAAGAAGCCCGGCGAGAGCGTTGACGAGAGCGAGCTCATTCGCGGTGTCGTCATCGACAAGGAGGTCGTTCACCCGAGGATGCCAAGGCGCGTTGAAAACGCCAAGATCGCCCTCATCGGCGACGCCCTCGAGGTCAAGAAGACCGAGACCGATGCGAAGATAAACATCACCAGCCCGGACCAGCTCTTCGAGTTCATCGAGCAGGAGGAGAAGATGCTCAAGGAGATGGTCGATGCCATAGCCGCAACCGGGGCCAACGTCGTCTTCGTCCAGAAGGGCATCGACGACCTGGCCCAGCACTACCTGGCCAAGTACGGCATAATGGCCGTTCGCAGGGTCAAGAAGAGCGACATGGAGAAGCTCGCCAAGGCCACCGGCGCCAAGATAGTCACCAACGTTAAGGACTTGACTCCTGAGGACCTTGGTGAGGCCGAGCTCGTCGAGCAGAGGAAAGTGGCTGGAGAGAACATGATCTTCGTCGAGGGCTGCAAGAACCCGAAGGCGGTAACCATACTCATCAGGGGCGGTACTGAGCACGTGGTTGACGAGGTCGAGAGGGCGCTTGAAGACGCCATCAAGGTCGTCAAGGACGTCATGGAGGACGGTGCGATACTCCCGGCCGGCGGTGCTCCTGAAATCGAGCTCAGCATCAGGCTCGACGAGTTCGCCAAGCAGGTCGGAGGTAAGGAGGCTCTGGCCATTGAGGCCTTTGCGGAGGCCCTCAAGATAATCCCGAAGACCCTCGCCGAGAACGCCGGACTCGATCCGGTTGACATTATGGTCAAGGTCATCAGTGAGCACAAGAACAAGGGCCTCGGAATCGGCATAGACGTCTTCGAGGGCAAGCCTGCGGACATGCTTGAGAAGGGTATCATCGCCCCGCTCCGCGTCCCGAAGCAGGCCATCAAGAGCGCCAGCGAAGCTGCCATAATGATACTCAGAATCGACGACGTCATCGCCGCCAAGCCCAGCAAGTCCGAGGGAGGACAGGCCGGCGGAATGGGCGGTATGGGTGGAATGGGCGGCATGGACATGGGCATGTGA
- the htpX gene encoding zinc metalloprotease HtpX: MGLEMWLRTGLLMAILTGLLMGIGYVFGGPNVAFMMFLFAMIFNFITYWYSDKIVLSWYNARIVDETEAPELYAIVRNLAERAGLPMPRIAIIPTETPNAFATGRNPKHAVVAVTRGLLRILDRDELEGVLGHELTHIKNRDILIGTIAAAMAGAIIQLAYWARWIAIFGSYDDRDGDNILAAILIAILAPIAAMLIQAAISRSREFLADEGGAKLSGKPWALARALLKIEQAVRYRPMREGNPATAHMFIINPFRGMSIASLFSTHPPTEARIERLRKLAEEMGYVPNF; the protein is encoded by the coding sequence ATGGGACTTGAGATGTGGCTCAGAACCGGTTTGCTCATGGCGATCCTCACGGGTCTGCTGATGGGGATAGGCTACGTCTTCGGCGGGCCAAACGTTGCGTTCATGATGTTCCTCTTCGCAATGATCTTCAACTTCATCACCTACTGGTACAGCGACAAAATCGTGCTTAGCTGGTACAACGCGAGGATAGTCGATGAAACAGAGGCGCCGGAGCTCTACGCGATTGTGAGAAACCTCGCCGAGAGGGCCGGCCTTCCGATGCCCAGGATAGCGATAATCCCGACCGAGACGCCGAACGCCTTCGCCACAGGAAGGAATCCGAAGCACGCGGTCGTCGCCGTAACTAGGGGGCTTTTGAGGATCCTCGACAGGGACGAGCTTGAGGGCGTTCTCGGCCACGAGCTGACCCACATCAAAAACAGGGACATACTCATCGGAACCATCGCGGCCGCGATGGCCGGAGCGATAATTCAGCTCGCCTACTGGGCGCGGTGGATAGCGATATTCGGCTCCTACGACGACAGGGACGGCGACAACATCCTTGCGGCGATTCTCATAGCGATACTCGCGCCGATAGCGGCGATGCTGATTCAGGCAGCGATAAGCCGTTCGAGGGAGTTCTTAGCGGACGAAGGGGGCGCGAAGCTCAGCGGAAAGCCCTGGGCCCTGGCAAGGGCTCTCCTCAAGATTGAGCAGGCCGTTCGCTACAGACCGATGCGCGAGGGCAACCCGGCAACGGCCCACATGTTCATAATCAACCCCTTCAGGGGAATGAGCATAGCCAGCCTCTTCTCAACGCACCCGCCGACGGAGGCGAGGATCGAGAGGCTCAGGAAGCTCGCGGAGGAGATGGGCTACGTCCCCAACTTTTGA
- a CDS encoding ABC transporter ATP-binding protein: MAGIRLVNLVKKFGEVTAVKGINLDIKDGEFMTLLGPSGCGKTTTLRMIAGLEEPTDGEIYIGDKLVSSPAKGVFVPPEKRNIGMVFQNYAVWPHMTVFDNVAYPLKIRKLPKEEIEKRVKHALEMVRLSGFENRYPHQLSGGQQQRVALARALVMEPEVMLLDEPLSNLDAKLREEMRFEIKELQRKIGITIVYVTHDQAEAMAMSDRIAVMSSGVIHQTGSPWEIYKRPADAFVAGFIGLANFLEFDEARIEEERAEVVLFGGRVRVICAPPLKKDGKLIFVVRPSEIDLLESPADNTVEGTVKRATFLGDIVDYLVEVEGETIRVQTKATKIHPEGSKVYLRITHGVLVRLS; this comes from the coding sequence TTGGCGGGAATACGGCTTGTTAATCTGGTTAAAAAGTTCGGAGAGGTTACCGCCGTTAAGGGGATAAACCTCGATATTAAGGATGGGGAATTCATGACGCTCCTCGGGCCGAGCGGCTGCGGAAAAACCACGACGCTCAGGATGATAGCCGGCCTGGAGGAGCCCACAGACGGGGAGATCTACATAGGGGACAAACTCGTGTCCTCACCGGCCAAGGGGGTCTTTGTGCCACCTGAAAAGCGAAACATAGGGATGGTTTTTCAGAACTACGCGGTCTGGCCCCACATGACGGTGTTCGACAACGTCGCGTATCCGTTGAAGATCAGAAAGCTGCCAAAGGAGGAGATAGAGAAGAGGGTCAAACACGCCCTCGAGATGGTTCGGCTGAGCGGTTTTGAGAACCGCTATCCCCACCAGCTGTCCGGCGGCCAGCAGCAGCGCGTCGCCCTCGCGAGGGCCCTCGTCATGGAACCGGAGGTCATGCTGCTCGACGAACCCCTGAGCAACCTGGACGCCAAGTTGAGGGAGGAAATGCGCTTTGAGATAAAGGAACTCCAGAGGAAGATCGGCATTACAATAGTTTACGTTACGCACGACCAGGCGGAGGCAATGGCAATGAGCGACAGGATAGCGGTCATGAGCAGCGGTGTAATACACCAGACCGGCTCACCGTGGGAGATCTACAAGAGGCCGGCCGACGCGTTCGTTGCGGGCTTCATCGGACTGGCCAATTTCCTGGAGTTTGACGAGGCCCGGATCGAGGAAGAGAGGGCCGAGGTGGTGCTCTTCGGGGGCAGGGTGAGGGTTATCTGCGCCCCACCGCTGAAGAAAGACGGGAAGCTGATCTTCGTCGTGAGGCCCTCCGAAATAGACCTCCTCGAAAGTCCGGCCGATAACACCGTTGAGGGGACGGTAAAGAGGGCAACATTCCTCGGGGACATAGTCGACTACCTCGTTGAGGTCGAGGGGGAGACGATAAGGGTGCAGACCAAAGCGACGAAAATCCACCCGGAGGGGAGCAAAGTTTACCTGAGGATAACCCACGGTGTGCTCGTGAGGCTTTCCTGA